The following is a genomic window from Dermacentor variabilis isolate Ectoservices chromosome 11, ASM5094787v1, whole genome shotgun sequence.
CAATTTACCTATGAGAGTGCACACAGCATACAATAAGTGAACGTTTTTCCTTTAGTGGCAATTAAACTCTGCATCTTCACTTTTATGCTAATCCCAGTTCAATGAACTGAATGGTGACTTTATAAGTAGTTAATGCTGGTCACTGCTCATCGTGGCGACAGTGGCCATACCAGAAGATAAATTTAACCATATTGTTCTGCAGAAAAGCTGTTCGGGGCACCCCGAGATTTTTTTGGGTAAAAGAATGAGTGTAGCAACTTGTAACAACAAGGAAACTTCCAAACTGAGCTCCCATTCCTGCATCTGGAAGAACAGAAATTCGTAATGATCACCCATGTTGGTACATTCCAGACTAACAAGATTTGTACCAGAGTGAATTGATTCATCAcagcaagaaaataaatgaaaaaagaagtgaCAGGAAATAAACACACTTTGCAAGACCAGCATCTGTCTAGTTATGCCAGTACCTTTTCTTTCACTGTCATCACTTGCTGTTTTACACGGATAAATGTGATGTCAACTGCCTAATTGACATAAAAAGGAAAGAGCAGGCCTCTCATACTTAGCCAACCAAGCATCTTGCCGCTGGAACCTGTCTCAGTCATTGCTTTCTTCGTGTTGTCCACCAGATGAGAGAGACATACTGAGCCTCAGTTGCAGGGTACCATAGCTCCAGTACTGGCAACCAGCTAGTGCACTAACATGAAGTGGGCCGCCAACAGTGAAAGGAGGGTTTTCCGCACAACGAGGCATCTGAAAAGAAGGCTCGCTTGCCATCACGGATGTGTTGTGGAAGAAGCGGACCTCCTTGGTAGAATCTTGCGGATGAATAACCGAGAACGTCAGAGACTTGCGAAAGGGCCACTGCAACGCCGAGTTGTTGGCAGCTGGACAGAGCTGGACCTTGAACCTCAGGACAAGGTCCTCCTTATTGTCCTCGTCACTGGAGGATTTTGTCGCGGACACCAGCTTGCGCTCGCAGCGGACCCCGAGCCTCAAGGAGTAGCCACAGACGCTCGACGGCGCGCTGTAAACCTCCTCCGCATACTCCGGAACCTGTCTGGTGAAGTAGCGAACCCTGCTGACCACCACGGCTAGTCCCTGCGGTCGCCACGTTGCCGAGAGGGATAGCAGACCGACGGAACGCAGGAGACTGACTGCAGTGGTGACTAATTCGGAGTTGGAGACGCCGGTGGCTTCCCTGCCATGGATGTGCTCGACGAGCGAGTTGAGTTTGGTCTCGAGGCTATACTGGAAGTCGGCGACCTCGGCGAGAGAGAGTCCGCGAAGTTTTTCCGAGTCGCCGGCCGGCTTCACAACGTCGGACGCCGTCACTCCGCCGCGTTCTTGAGATTCCAGCCCATGGTCGCGGCTGGCGCAAGTGTTTCGGTGGTCGCGCGCGCTGGACCTTGGTACTTCGGCGAGACAGCGATCGCAGGAGATGGTGTGGAATCGACACTTCTGGCAGTAGTGGGCCGGGAGATCGCTCAGTGTCCCCACGAAAGGACAGCCGTGCTTCGCGTTCCAGCACTTGACCCGCATGCTTTCCAGTTCCTGCGGCCGTGTAGAGAGCCACTTGACCTCACCTTCGGCATACGCTGCGTCGTCGATCGGGCAGCGCTGGCCGTTTTCGAGCGACGCCATGTAGCACGGCTCGCAAAGCACATGAGAACAACCCAACTGCGCCGTTCCCCTCGGCAACACCAGACACAATGCGCAGTACCTGTCGACGTCGACGGGATCTTCAAACTCGGTTGGCCTCCAGTCGTACTCGGGCGAAAAGCCACTAAGAGTGTAGCGCGCTGGGCGCTGACCCGTAGCCATTACTCACGAAGCCCGAATTTCGACGCAAACTGGCGGTGTTGACAGCGGCGATCGAATCCTACCGTTGGCCTAGACGCGCAGAAATCGGCGCTGATCGGCTCCCTTCGCGTAAACGAGCGCCGACAACCGACGGCGCAGGTTGATAACACGAATGACAGGATATAAACACCGGCTGGAGTGACACAGATGCTTGCGCGAAGGCACGGTACGAGAGCCTACGACGTGTTCTAGAAAAACCTGGATTGGGATTCAGTTGGCTTGTCGTCGGCTTCTTTTAGTGTCGCgattactttattttcttttaaattgaATCATCTTAAACGCACATCACTGTATACAAGTTTTTACTAGAAGTActttttaagtgcaacaaaatgAAGCAATATCATGTGGCGCGATTGATCTGAGTAGTCTAAAGGCGACTGCTGATGAGCGTCTGCTTAAAAAATTGGATTGAGCCTAGCGCTTTAACACGGTATGCTCCCAGTTTCAGATATTTTGCTGAAAGCGTTGTAGTATGCTGCTTAGTTGAATATTTTAATCTACTGCATGAGGTGTCCGTGTAAATCTTACAGATGAAAGAATTGCGTGTCTTCGCACACTTTCATCATAGCAGCGATACAAATCATCTTATTCATTTAGCTTGGGAATAGATTTGGAATATTTCTCGTCACaagcattaaaaagaaatattgcgTACGCTTACGGCGGTACAATGATGGTTTGAAAACGCATATCTACTTCATTAAAAACGAAATCACAGTAGACGATCGGCGCGAGTTCATAGCAGTGATTGGACGTCACCAGCAGTGTCTGTGCATAAGCAGGATTTGGTTAGACCTTACCTGTGTGAGCAGATACATACTG
Proteins encoded in this region:
- the LOC142564274 gene encoding uncharacterized protein LOC142564274, with amino-acid sequence MATGQRPARYTLSGFSPEYDWRPTEFEDPVDVDRYCALCLVLPRGTAQLGCSHVLCEPCYMASLENGQRCPIDDAAYAEGEVKWLSTRPQELESMRVKCWNAKHGCPFVGTLSDLPAHYCQKCRFHTISCDRCLAEVPRSSARDHRNTCASRDHGLESQERGGVTASDVVKPAGDSEKLRGLSLAEVADFQYSLETKLNSLVEHIHGREATGVSNSELVTTAVSLLRSVGLLSLSATWRPQGLAVVVSRVRYFTRQVPEYAEEVYSAPSSVCGYSLRLGVRCERKLVSATKSSSDEDNKEDLVLRFKVQLCPAANNSALQWPFRKSLTFSVIHPQDSTKEVRFFHNTSVMASEPSFQMPRCAENPPFTVGGPLHVSALAGCQYWSYGTLQLRLSMSLSSGGQHEESND